One endosymbiont of Galathealinum brachiosum genomic region harbors:
- a CDS encoding MOSC domain-containing protein, which translates to MTLSQLAIYPIKSTAQVSLDNCKMGAFGLDMDRRWMLINNEGYMLTQRKHPKMCLIKSRFEANQLVITAPGMEQLIIPTQYSGELISATVWDDVCNAHNCGQQAAQWFSHFLGISARLVYFPHEEVRQVDLDYAKQGNKTAFSDGFPYLLISQASLDDLNSRLAAPVDMRRFRPNLVINGTEAFAEDDWKAIRIGDITFNLVKPCSRCVIPSIDPETAKKSAEVVKTLAGYRMRENKIYFGQNLIAEDAGKLEVGMEVEILDTC; encoded by the coding sequence ATTACATTGTCACAACTGGCTATTTACCCCATAAAATCAACTGCACAGGTTTCCTTAGATAACTGCAAAATGGGCGCTTTCGGGCTAGATATGGATAGACGCTGGATGCTCATCAATAATGAAGGTTATATGCTGACACAGCGCAAACACCCGAAGATGTGTTTGATTAAGAGCCGCTTTGAAGCTAATCAACTCGTTATTACAGCTCCTGGAATGGAACAGCTCATAATTCCGACTCAATATTCCGGGGAATTGATATCAGCCACTGTTTGGGATGATGTCTGTAATGCACACAACTGTGGACAGCAGGCAGCGCAATGGTTTAGCCATTTTTTAGGTATATCAGCACGTCTTGTTTATTTTCCACACGAAGAAGTACGTCAGGTTGATCTAGATTATGCAAAACAGGGTAATAAAACTGCATTTAGTGATGGTTTTCCTTATTTATTGATAAGTCAGGCATCACTTGATGATTTAAACAGCCGTCTGGCTGCACCGGTAGATATGAGACGCTTTCGCCCAAATCTTGTCATTAATGGTACTGAAGCATTTGCTGAGGATGACTGGAAAGCAATACGCATTGGTGATATTACATTTAACCTCGTAAAGCCCTGCAGCCGATGCGTAATACCCAGTATTGATCCAGAGACCGCTAAAAAATCAGCTGAAGTGGTTAAAACTCTCGCGGGATACCGCATGAGAGAAAATAAGATATATTTCGGCCAAAATCTTATAGCAGAAGATGCGGGTAAGTTAGAAGTGGGTATGGAGGTTGAAATACTTGATACCTGTTGA
- a CDS encoding thioredoxin family protein gives MKNTRLHLIHSLALLVFILPFNLSASVENNNTLINSLPTYSTQYNVKQDAFKDGAAAVKLATSTNRRILIELGGDWCKWCHQMDVFFDNNPDIKQKLHETFVMLKINVSDENDNAEFLKAFPKPLGYPHMYVSEYNGSVLWSQDTAEFLKDGHYTRESFLVFFDRWNINNKNKK, from the coding sequence ATGAAAAATACGAGACTACACCTTATACATAGCCTGGCATTATTAGTATTTATTTTGCCTTTTAATCTCTCGGCATCTGTTGAAAACAATAACACACTTATTAACTCACTACCCACCTACAGCACACAATATAATGTAAAACAGGATGCTTTTAAAGATGGTGCAGCTGCAGTAAAACTTGCAACCAGCACTAATCGCCGAATTCTTATTGAGTTGGGTGGTGACTGGTGTAAATGGTGCCATCAAATGGATGTGTTTTTTGATAACAATCCGGATATCAAACAAAAGTTACACGAAACATTTGTAATGCTTAAAATTAATGTCAGCGATGAAAATGACAATGCCGAATTTCTAAAAGCATTTCCAAAACCTTTAGGTTACCCGCACATGTACGTTTCAGAATACAACGGAAGCGTATTATGGTCTCAGGATACAGCCGAATTTTTAAAAGATGGTCATTATACGCGTGAGTCATTTCTCGTATTTTTTGATCGCTGGAATATTAACAATAAAAACAAAAAGTAA
- a CDS encoding oxidoreductase: MSKDYDVCVVGSGAGAGPVISELSKQGKSVLVLEKGPWLTEEDFTKDEMACCRRSVYTPNLEDEQHVLEEETNKGNWVSESTYESGWDFWNGNVVGGSSNFMSGYFYRIKPKDFRLLSEFGPIKGANIVDWPISYEDMEPYFTKAETEVGISGKIMPHKHQEPRSTKDFPYPPTSEHPIVNKIDKACNELNITSLPTPRAILSQPKNNRNSCEYSGYCGSYGCHSGAKGSARAALLDDAVLTGNCEIRAHCKVYKLKSDNKGNVVEALYYDINGEAQSVSAKTFVVACHAIETSRLLLSSTGPKHPNGLGNNYSQLGKNLLFSAGGSGTGEFHYSEMDKLAASAMKTRGPFVNRGVQDWYYFEDNEFGGKTKGGVIDFLLRHPNPISKAMSAKWNDNDNLNWGHNLKRDLKTVFTESQDLRFEVFNDWLPTDNCFVSLDNNVKDKWGSPVGKVRLGYHEHDLKVGKYLSGKAENILRQMGAKNIRSSVSGSPPANLVAGGCRFGNDINTSVLDADCKVHDVDNLYVTDGSFMPTGGSVPYTWTIYANSFRVADILKDRT, translated from the coding sequence ATGAGTAAAGATTATGACGTGTGTGTAGTTGGCAGTGGTGCCGGCGCAGGACCAGTTATTTCAGAATTATCAAAACAGGGTAAATCAGTACTGGTTTTAGAAAAAGGCCCCTGGTTAACCGAAGAAGATTTCACTAAAGATGAAATGGCCTGTTGTAGACGTAGTGTCTACACCCCGAATCTTGAAGATGAACAACATGTGCTTGAAGAAGAAACAAATAAAGGTAACTGGGTAAGTGAATCTACCTATGAATCAGGATGGGACTTCTGGAACGGCAATGTTGTCGGTGGCTCATCTAATTTTATGAGCGGCTATTTTTATCGAATCAAACCCAAAGACTTTCGACTGTTATCAGAGTTTGGTCCCATTAAAGGTGCAAACATTGTTGACTGGCCCATTAGTTACGAAGACATGGAACCTTACTTCACTAAAGCCGAAACTGAGGTTGGTATCTCGGGAAAAATAATGCCTCATAAACATCAGGAACCAAGGTCAACTAAAGACTTTCCATACCCGCCAACCAGTGAACATCCTATCGTAAATAAAATTGATAAGGCATGTAATGAACTAAATATAACCTCTCTACCAACACCAAGAGCGATTTTATCCCAACCTAAAAATAATCGTAACAGTTGTGAATATTCAGGTTATTGCGGAAGTTATGGTTGTCACTCAGGAGCAAAAGGTAGCGCACGTGCAGCATTACTTGATGATGCGGTTTTAACTGGAAACTGCGAAATTAGAGCTCATTGCAAAGTATATAAACTAAAAAGTGACAATAAGGGAAATGTAGTTGAAGCACTATATTATGATATAAATGGTGAAGCACAATCCGTTTCAGCTAAAACATTTGTTGTCGCCTGTCACGCAATTGAAACATCACGTTTATTATTATCATCTACAGGCCCTAAACATCCCAATGGATTAGGTAATAATTATTCACAGTTAGGTAAAAACCTTCTATTTTCAGCAGGTGGATCAGGCACAGGTGAATTTCATTACAGTGAAATGGACAAACTTGCTGCTTCTGCAATGAAGACACGTGGCCCCTTTGTAAACAGGGGCGTACAGGACTGGTATTATTTTGAAGACAATGAATTTGGCGGAAAAACAAAAGGTGGGGTCATTGACTTTTTATTACGACACCCTAATCCAATTTCAAAAGCCATGTCTGCAAAATGGAATGATAATGACAATTTAAACTGGGGACATAATCTTAAACGCGATTTAAAAACTGTATTCACTGAATCTCAGGACTTACGTTTTGAAGTATTTAATGACTGGTTACCAACAGACAATTGTTTTGTAAGCCTGGATAATAATGTAAAAGACAAATGGGGATCCCCTGTTGGTAAAGTTCGCCTGGGTTATCACGAACATGATTTAAAGGTCGGCAAATACTTATCAGGTAAAGCAGAAAACATTTTACGTCAAATGGGTGCTAAAAATATTCGTTCTAGTGTAAGCGGTTCACCACCTGCCAATTTAGTTGCGGGTGGCTGCCGTTTTGGAAATGACATTAATACATCTGTACTAGATGCCGATTGTAAAGTTCATGATGTAGACAACCTGTATGTTACCGATGGAAGCTTTATGCCTACAGGTGGTAGCGTTCCATACACCTGGACTATTTATGCTAACTCTTTTCGTGTTGCTGATATATTAAAAGACCGAACATAA
- a CDS encoding B12-binding domain-containing radical SAM protein, with translation MSQITLTTLNARYIHASMGLRYLYANMGDLQPVTKLVEFNINTRVMDIAESLLLDEPEIIGIGVYIWNANESLELVKLLKTISPETIIVLGGPEVSYEFEQQELVSCADYLITGQADLAFKELCSDLKNNKKPVNKIIHPLPLELSEIELPYAHYNDEDVANRVIYVEASRGCPFKCEFCLSSLDKTVYPFDLDIFLTEMEKLYQRGVRHFKFVDRTFNLKADTSIRIMEFFLNKMNSENNNLFLHFELIPDHLPEKLKKTISRFPEGSLQFEIGIQSLNPEVQMTISRKQNTQKVKDNLSWIRNHSNAHIHADLIIGLPGESIDSFATGLNQLYDFNPHEIQVGILKRLKGTPIIRHSIDYDMRYNPLPPFNIVSNNLISFMDMQRLSRYARYWDLIINSGRFKHTKKVILEGNSFYNFLNLSDWIFGTTGQTHKISLERLYSLLYNGLINGLEFDEKRVTDALLSDYDISGIKGYPKFLANSNNDAEVKKIKSSQRQVRHSGL, from the coding sequence GTGTCACAAATCACCCTAACAACCCTGAATGCACGGTATATTCATGCATCTATGGGTTTACGATATTTATATGCCAATATGGGTGACTTACAACCTGTTACCAAACTTGTCGAATTCAATATCAATACCCGCGTTATGGATATTGCTGAGTCTCTATTACTGGACGAACCAGAGATCATTGGCATTGGAGTGTATATCTGGAACGCCAACGAATCACTTGAGCTGGTCAAGTTACTTAAGACTATTTCACCTGAAACCATTATTGTACTTGGTGGCCCTGAAGTTAGTTATGAGTTTGAGCAACAGGAATTAGTAAGTTGTGCAGATTATCTAATCACCGGTCAGGCAGATCTGGCATTTAAAGAGTTATGTAGCGATCTAAAAAATAATAAAAAACCAGTTAATAAAATAATCCACCCTCTGCCTCTTGAATTATCAGAGATTGAGCTTCCCTATGCACATTACAACGATGAAGATGTTGCTAATCGGGTTATCTATGTAGAAGCATCTAGAGGCTGCCCGTTTAAATGTGAATTTTGCCTCTCCTCTCTAGATAAAACAGTTTACCCTTTTGATCTTGATATTTTTCTAACAGAAATGGAGAAACTGTATCAACGGGGTGTACGCCACTTTAAATTTGTCGATAGAACCTTTAATCTAAAAGCCGATACCAGCATTCGTATTATGGAATTCTTTCTGAATAAAATGAACTCGGAAAACAACAACCTGTTTTTACATTTTGAGTTAATTCCAGATCATCTTCCTGAAAAATTAAAAAAAACGATCAGTCGTTTTCCTGAAGGTAGCTTACAGTTTGAAATTGGTATTCAGAGCCTTAACCCTGAAGTTCAAATGACCATTAGTAGAAAACAGAACACACAAAAAGTTAAAGACAATTTAAGCTGGATAAGAAATCACTCTAATGCACATATTCATGCAGATTTAATCATAGGTTTACCCGGTGAAAGTATAGATAGTTTTGCCACAGGTTTAAATCAGTTATATGATTTTAACCCCCACGAAATTCAGGTCGGAATATTAAAACGCCTAAAGGGCACACCAATCATACGCCATAGCATTGATTACGATATGCGATATAACCCACTACCACCCTTTAATATAGTGAGTAATAATTTAATCAGTTTTATGGATATGCAGCGCTTGAGTCGTTATGCCAGATACTGGGATTTGATTATTAATTCAGGGCGTTTTAAACATACCAAGAAAGTTATTCTTGAAGGAAATTCTTTTTATAATTTTCTTAATTTAAGTGACTGGATTTTTGGAACAACGGGTCAAACTCATAAAATCTCATTAGAGCGTTTATATTCACTTCTTTATAATGGGTTAATTAATGGACTTGAGTTTGATGAGAAACGGGTGACTGATGCTTTATTAAGTGATTATGATATATCTGGTATAAAGGGGTATCCTAAGTTTTTGGCTAATTCCAATAATGATGCTGAGGTTAAGAAAATTAAGTCTAGTCAGAGGCAGGTTAGGCATAGTGGGCTTTGA
- a CDS encoding ATPase: protein MKTKLKNIFSYIESTLIERSVPVRLSLLAALSGEHLLLLGPPGTAKSELARKLCNVFTDINYFERLLTRFSVPEELFGPLSIKALEDDRYHRLTTGYLPDASVAFIDEIFKANSAILNSLLTILNEREFDNGNVRVNVPLISVIAASNELPDDEGLDALFDRFLFRYQVVPVTNDGFNDLLEISSDSESSQFDFEKLSVSDVDEIQSNSNSIKLNAESHELLRKLRNHLSDKSIYISDRRWRKALKILQVCAFTNNKDVIDVWDCVLLTHLMWNHPDQIEDLNNWFIEMLKLDIYNQTKRIEKLVLVWESKLDEDKSRYTQKTNSSGENLYKTPEGKITTQHERVSLAERDNEVLFLAPPDKNDRTNNGAGYTLNELEELFFDDNFKQSHIEGRWVDVQNYINNTQNRLVNRIDFEALTELYYFSEDYIVNQRSELTDIINNVKYECDNFIKIQNKINTVENDHLWLSGGFIKKSSDEINLMVPKLVDYHQRLQSLLIINESLNKKKHKEITIN from the coding sequence ATGAAAACAAAATTAAAAAATATTTTTTCATATATCGAGTCGACATTAATAGAGCGCTCTGTTCCTGTTCGTCTGTCTTTACTGGCCGCATTAAGTGGAGAGCATTTACTGCTTCTAGGTCCACCAGGAACAGCAAAAAGTGAATTGGCACGTAAGTTATGTAATGTTTTTACAGATATAAACTATTTCGAACGATTATTGACTCGCTTTTCTGTTCCCGAAGAGCTTTTTGGCCCATTATCTATTAAAGCGCTTGAGGATGATCGTTATCATCGTCTTACAACAGGTTATCTTCCTGATGCCAGTGTGGCATTCATTGATGAAATATTTAAAGCTAATAGTGCAATACTTAACTCCTTATTAACGATTTTAAACGAGCGAGAATTCGATAATGGCAATGTAAGAGTTAATGTGCCATTGATAAGCGTAATCGCAGCGAGTAATGAGTTGCCTGATGATGAGGGCTTAGATGCTCTATTCGATCGATTTTTGTTTCGTTATCAGGTTGTACCAGTCACAAATGACGGATTTAATGATTTGTTAGAAATATCATCAGATTCTGAAAGTAGTCAATTTGATTTTGAAAAATTAAGTGTTTCAGATGTAGATGAAATTCAATCAAATTCAAACAGCATTAAACTGAATGCTGAATCACATGAATTACTACGAAAGTTACGCAATCACTTATCAGATAAATCCATTTATATTTCAGATCGTCGTTGGCGTAAAGCTCTAAAAATATTACAGGTTTGTGCTTTTACCAATAATAAAGATGTTATTGATGTATGGGATTGTGTGTTGTTGACCCATCTTATGTGGAATCATCCTGATCAAATTGAGGATTTAAATAACTGGTTTATAGAAATGTTGAAATTAGATATATATAACCAGACCAAAAGAATAGAGAAGCTCGTATTAGTTTGGGAAAGTAAGCTTGATGAAGACAAATCCAGGTATACGCAAAAAACAAATTCAAGCGGAGAAAATCTGTATAAAACACCTGAAGGTAAGATAACTACGCAGCATGAGCGTGTTAGCCTGGCTGAAAGAGATAATGAGGTGCTTTTTTTAGCGCCACCAGATAAAAATGATCGAACTAATAATGGGGCCGGATATACTTTAAACGAGCTTGAGGAATTGTTTTTTGATGATAATTTTAAACAAAGTCATATAGAAGGACGTTGGGTAGATGTACAAAATTATATTAACAATACTCAAAACAGACTGGTGAATAGAATTGATTTTGAAGCCTTAACAGAGCTTTATTATTTTTCGGAAGATTATATAGTTAATCAGAGGTCTGAACTTACTGATATTATAAATAACGTTAAATATGAATGTGATAACTTCATCAAGATTCAGAATAAAATTAACACGGTTGAAAATGATCATTTATGGTTATCAGGAGGGTTTATTAAAAAATCCAGTGATGAAATTAATCTAATGGTTCCAAAACTTGTTGATTATCATCAGCGTCTTCAATCACTTCTTATCATAAATGAATCTTTGAATAAGAAAAAACACAAAGAAATAACTATAAATTAA
- a CDS encoding sulfur relay protein DsrC — translation MQTQTTVVDGIEILLDGEGYLLDLDQWSEEFVQVRADFEELQLTDEHWEIINYIRDYYEQNNVQAPVRDMIKHFKKVWGKEKGNTRYLHKIFPLGGPQKQGNRLAGVRKPKGEH, via the coding sequence ATGCAAACCCAGACAACCGTGGTTGACGGGATAGAAATATTGTTAGATGGTGAGGGTTACCTGTTAGATCTTGATCAGTGGTCTGAGGAATTTGTGCAGGTACGTGCAGATTTTGAAGAGCTTCAGTTAACTGACGAGCATTGGGAAATTATAAATTATATACGTGATTACTATGAACAGAATAATGTTCAGGCACCTGTACGAGACATGATTAAACATTTTAAAAAAGTTTGGGGAAAAGAAAAAGGAAATACCCGATATTTACATAAAATATTCCCATTAGGTGGTCCGCAGAAGCAGGGTAATCGTCTTGCTGGTGTTAGAAAGCCTAAGGGCGAGCATTAA